A genomic window from Purpureocillium takamizusanense chromosome 2, complete sequence includes:
- a CDS encoding uncharacterized protein (COG:S~EggNog:ENOG503P3IN), with protein sequence MDRDRDGRGRRFDDGEIIRYGAGESWRPTPRGGDRSPRRTSPRRTRSPIRDRARSPRPRSPRPRSPGITGSDSYVPGRYAPRRRSRSGGDRYRRERSRDRGESPRRRERTRSPMRRSPPPRRSPSRRGSPVRDRPYDRPRSPRRDWNNDRNQSRERNRDWDRDRNRDRDRNFDRRDDRRDDRRRSRSPFGRDRRDRSPLGKNTPLASRGGSYRPRSRSPPNRRGDRYDGYRRSSPPRDSAVSSALVSRPASERASPRPSSTRVRSPLASREETPQPAATSGSASVRDAPGSGPHDSNTPSIKSPPRGPAALRAPPTGPASNRSANASVSSPGPTAAKHPQTPGTIPHRSDTTSPSTSNPPAGPRGYVASGRGGYSSRGGRGGWSQPPSRQGSSLSQPPTPGGPAAIPTGPRGGPGIAGYASGSGQVRSFRSPLGPSAHRGRRQRQSLAQSLLTTLPPIVPGGKLEPSMTPLALGVTRELEPHYRKLREEEEKLREDLKAKQEKVRKSLYVWDRLERESRAWELRSDLSEKSMKNLAGEGMGGAAF encoded by the exons ATGGACCGCGATCgtgacggccgaggccgacg AttcgacgatggcgagatCATTAGGTATGGTGCCGGCGAGTCCTGGAGACCGACCccacgaggcggcgaccGATCCCCCAGACGAACATCACCGAGGCGAACCAGAAGTCCCATCAGAGACCGAGCTAGGAGCCCGAGACCTAGGAGTCCCCGCCCTCGCAGCCCTGGAATCACAGGGTCCGACAGCTACGTGCCCGGACGATacgcgcctcgccggcgttcTCGAAGCGGAGGCGATCGCTACCGACGCGAACGCTCCAGAGATCGCGGTGAGAGCCCTCGCAGACGCGAGCGTACTCGCTCACCCATGAgaaggtcgccgccgccgcgacgcagTCCATCCCGTCGCGGGTCGCCTGTTCGTGACCGACCCTACGACCGACCAAGATCCCCACGCCGTGATTGGAATAACGACAGGAACCAGTCACGTGAACGCAACCGTGACTGGGATCGAGACCGCAATCGTGATAGAGATCGAAACTTTGACAGGCGCGACGACAGGCGCGACGACAGGAGACGGTCGAGATCCCCCTTTGGCCGGGACCGCCGCGACAGAAGCCCCCTCGGGAAGAACACGCCTCTCGCCTCGCGTGGTGGCTCATATAGGCCGAGATCTCGCAGCCCCCCCAACCGACGCGGGGACAGATATGACGGATACAGAAGGTCTTCGCCCCCGCGAGACTCGGCTGTCTCCTCAGCTCTGGTCTCTCGGCCCGCTTCGGAGCGAGCATCACCACGCCCTTCGTCGACCCGAGTTCGTTCTCCCCTGGCGTCGCGTGAAGAGACCCCACAACCTGCAGCAACCTCGGGCTCAGCATCCGTTCGAGACGCACCTGGATCAGGCCCCCACGATTCTAACACTCCCTCGATCAAGTCACCGCCGCGCGGACCGGCAGCACTGAGAGCGCCACCGACGGGCCCAGCCTCCAACCGCAGTGCCAACGCATCAGTGTCATCCCCAGGCCCAACAGCCGCCAAGCACCCACAGACGCCAGGTACCATACCACATCGGTCTGACACAACGAGTCCTTCCACGTCTAACCCACCCGCTGGCCCGCGAGGCTACGTTGCCTCGGGTCGAGGAGGGTATTCCTCacgtggcggacgaggaggatggagcCAGCCACCTTCTAGACAAGGATCGAGTCTCTCTcagccgcccacgcccggTGGACCGGCGGCGATACCAACCGGCCCGCGTGGTGGTCCAGGAATTGCGGGATATGCATCAGGGTCTGGTCAAGTACGTTCTTTTCGTTCACCCCTTGGTCCCTCTGCTCACCgtggtcgtcggcagcgtcaATCTCTTGCTCAAAGTCTCCTCACGACTCTGCCGCCGATCGTGCCGGGCGGGAAGCTGGAGCCGTCGATGACACCGCTCGCCCTGGGCGTGACGCGCGAGCTTGAGCCGCACTACCGTAAGCtccgcgaggaggaggagaagctccgGGAGGACCTCAAGGCAAAGCAGGAGAAGGTGCGCAAGAGCCTGTACGTCTGGGACCGACTGGAGCGGGAGTCCCGCGCGTGGGAACTGCGCAGCGACTTGAGCGAGAAGAGCATGAAGAActtggcgggcgagggcatgggcggcgctgcgttCTAA